A single window of Channa argus isolate prfri chromosome 12, Channa argus male v1.0, whole genome shotgun sequence DNA harbors:
- the LOC137138347 gene encoding type-2 ice-structuring protein-like isoform X1, whose translation MKILTVCVLGWAMMALTKAAAFPGEIAEDDQTGNSDLVKRYWYCSSGWTYINGACFQYVSNHMTWDMAEKHCQSMGAHLASVQSIYEYHEMQKMTAPHGYKETWIGGYQTAKVNVWFWTDGDKFEFLHWCKGEPNNLDKSQHCLQMNHSAEKCWDDVGCDAHLPSICVKRGSGWGVVL comes from the exons ATGAAGatcctgactgtgtgtgtgcttggttgGGCCATGATGGCTCTGACTAAGGCTGCAG CTTTTCCAGGAGAAATAGCAGAGGATGATCAAACAg GAAACAGTGATCTGGTCAAAAGGTACTGGTATTGTTCCAGTGGTTGGACTTACATCAACGGTGCCTGTTTCCAATATGTTTCCAATCATATGACCTGGGACATGGCTGAG AAACACTGTCAGTCCATGGGTGCACACCTTGCATCGGTGCAAAGCATTTACGAATACCATGAGATGCAGAAGATGACCGCCCCTCATGGGTACAAAGAAACATGGATTGGAGGATATCAAACAGCAAAG GTAAATGTTTGGTTCTGGACTGATGGTGACAAGtttgagtttttacactggTGTAAAGGAGAACCTAATAACTTGGACAAATCCCAGCACTGCTTGCAAATGAATCATTCAG CTGAGAAGTGCTGGGATGATGTGGGATGTGATGCTCATCTTCCATCCATATGTGTAAAGAGAGGGTCTGGATGGGGGGTTGTACTGTGA
- the LOC137137670 gene encoding type-2 ice-structuring protein-like, whose protein sequence is MKIVTVFVLGCAILALTRAAAPPEDEEAEDNQRGSSDLVKRYLLCCNGWTNIEGACFQYVSKKMTWAKAEKNCQTMGAHLASVKSEKEYHEIQKLTAPYGNKETWIGGSDAQEENEWLWADGEKFVYTNWCKDQPSNYQQLQHCLQMNFQEKKCWDDHKCDTLLPSICVKRGCGVGSP, encoded by the exons ATGAAGATCGTGACTGTGTTCGTGCTTGGTTGTGCCATTTTGGCTCTGACTAGAGCTGCAG CTCCTCCtgaagatgaagaagcagaggaTAATCAAagag GAAGTAGTGACCTGGTCAAGCGTTACCTGCTTTGTTGCAATGGTTGGACTAACATTGAGGGTGCCTGTTTCCAATATGTTTCCAAAAAGATGACCTGGGCTAAAGCTGAG AAAAACTGTCAGACCATGGGTGCACACCTTGCATCcgtaaaaagtgaaaaagagtACCATGAGATTCAGAAGCTGACCGCCCCTTATGGCAACAAAGAAACATGGATTGGAGGCTCTGATGCACAAGAG GAAAATGAATGGCTCTGGGCTGACGGTGAGAAGTTTGTCTATACAAACTGGTGTAAAGACCAGCCAAGTAACTATCAGCAGTTGCAgcactgtttgcaaatgaaCTTTCAAG AGAAGAAGTGCTGGGATGATCATAAGTGTGACACTCTTCTTCCATCGATCTGCGTAAAGAGAGGATGTGGAGTGGGTTCTCCTTAA
- the LOC137138347 gene encoding type-2 ice-structuring protein-like isoform X2 encodes MKILTVCVLGWAMMALTKAAGEIAEDDQTGNSDLVKRYWYCSSGWTYINGACFQYVSNHMTWDMAEKHCQSMGAHLASVQSIYEYHEMQKMTAPHGYKETWIGGYQTAKVNVWFWTDGDKFEFLHWCKGEPNNLDKSQHCLQMNHSAEKCWDDVGCDAHLPSICVKRGSGWGVVL; translated from the exons ATGAAGatcctgactgtgtgtgtgcttggttgGGCCATGATGGCTCTGACTAAGGCTGCAG GAGAAATAGCAGAGGATGATCAAACAg GAAACAGTGATCTGGTCAAAAGGTACTGGTATTGTTCCAGTGGTTGGACTTACATCAACGGTGCCTGTTTCCAATATGTTTCCAATCATATGACCTGGGACATGGCTGAG AAACACTGTCAGTCCATGGGTGCACACCTTGCATCGGTGCAAAGCATTTACGAATACCATGAGATGCAGAAGATGACCGCCCCTCATGGGTACAAAGAAACATGGATTGGAGGATATCAAACAGCAAAG GTAAATGTTTGGTTCTGGACTGATGGTGACAAGtttgagtttttacactggTGTAAAGGAGAACCTAATAACTTGGACAAATCCCAGCACTGCTTGCAAATGAATCATTCAG CTGAGAAGTGCTGGGATGATGTGGGATGTGATGCTCATCTTCCATCCATATGTGTAAAGAGAGGGTCTGGATGGGGGGTTGTACTGTGA